A genome region from Setaria italica strain Yugu1 chromosome III, Setaria_italica_v2.0, whole genome shotgun sequence includes the following:
- the LOC101769706 gene encoding putative pentatricopeptide repeat-containing protein At3g15130 — MATTDTTTTEAPATVVGGYELRERLGGRPPSTVVWRAVSRSTGAPVAVKQVRLAGLPALLRDSLDCEVRFLAAVSHPNIIRLIDVIQTQSCLYLVLELCEGGDLAAFICRNGRVDERVARNFMKQIGAGLQVLRRHHVVHRDLKPQNILLSSPSSDAVLKISDFGLARVLRPGEYADTACGSCLYMAPEVMLFQKYDDKVDMWSIGAILFELLNGYPPFRGRRAHLSRSRNLWRPACILIVLIYAPDYSAPIQVCHSLERKNAIQWTTVVVGHAQEGQVREAMELFRRFWSSGVRADAHVLSSVVGVFADFALIEQGRQVHCYTVKNPAGLDVSVGNSVVDMYLKCGLTDEAGRLFREMPARNVVSWTAMINGLGKHGLGREAVGMFEQMRADGVEPDEVAYLALLSACSHAGLVEECRLYFSRIRQERRVRPRAEHYACMVDLLGRAGELREARDLILTMPMEPTVGIWQTLLGACRVHKDVAVGREAGDVLLAMDGDNPVNYVMLSNILAEAGEWRECQEVRDAMRRKGLKKQGGCSWVEVDKEVHFFYGGGDDTHPQAGDIRRVLRDVERRMREQLGYSADARFTLHDVDEESRADSLRVHSERLAVGLWLLRNGGQGRKAIRVYKNLRVCGDCHDFFKGLSAVLNVVLVIRDANRFHRFEQGACSCRDYW, encoded by the exons ATGGCAACCACCGacacgacgacgacggaggCGCCAGCGACGGTGGTGGGCGGCTACGAGCTGCGGGAGCGCCTGGGCGGCCGCCCGCCATCCACGGTCGTTTGGCGTGCGGTCTCACGCTCCACCGGCGCGCCCGTGGCCGTGAAGCAGGTGCGCCTCGCCGGCCTCCCAGCCCTCCTCCGCGACAGCCTCGACTGCGAGGTCCGCTTTCTCGCCGCCGTCAGCCACCCCAACATCATCCGCCTCATCGACGTCATCCAG ACACAGAGCTGCCTGTACCTCGTCCTGGAGCTGTGCGAGGGAGGGGACCTCGCGGCCTTCATCTGCCGCAACGGGAGGGTCGACGAGCGTGTGGCCAGAAATTTCATGAAGCAAATTG GAGCTGGCTTACAGGTGCTGCGCCGGCACCATGTCGTCCACCGGGACTTGAAACCTCAG AATATCCTACTGTCTTCTCCAAGCAGCGATGCGGTCCTCAAGATATCTGATTTTGGCCTTGCAAG GGTTCTTCGTCCTGGGGAGTATGCAGACACTGCTTGTGGTTCTTGTTTGTACATGGCCCCAGAAGTGATGCTATTTCAAAAGTACGATGACAAG GTAGACATGTGGAGTATTGGCGCTATCCTGTTCGAACTCTTGAATGGCTACCCGCCATTCCGTGGCAGAA GAGCACATCTCTCCCGTTCTCGAAACCTCTGGCGTCCAGCTTGCATCCTGATTGTGTTGATATATGCACCAGACTACTCTGCACCAATCCAGGTCTGCCACAG CCTGGAGCGGAAGAACGCCATCCAGTGGACGACGGTGGTCGTCGGCCACGCGCAGGAGGGGCAGGTGAGGGAAGCCATGGAGCTGTTCCGACGGTTCTGGAGCTCCGGCGTCCGAGCTGACGCCCATGTCCTGTCCAGCGTCGTCGGCGTGTTCGCGGATTTCGCGCTGATCGAGCAGGGCCGGCAAGTGCACTGCTACACCGTCAAGAACCCGGCCGGGCTGGACGTGTCCGTCGGCAACTCCGTGGTGGACATGTACCTCAAGTGCGGGCTGACCGACGAGGCAGGACGGCTGTTCCGGGAAATGCCGGCGAGGAATGTCGTGTCGTGGACGGCGATGATCAATGGGCTCGGAAAACATGGACTCGGCCGTGAAGCCGTCGGCATGTTCGAGCAGATGCGAGCAGACGGCGTCGAGCCCGACGAGGTGGCCTACCTGGCTTTGCTGTCGGCGTGCAGCCACGCCGGCCTTGTGGAGGAGTGCCGGCTGTACTTCTCAAGGATCCGGCAGGAACGCAGGGTGAGGCCGAGAGCAGAGCACTACGCGTGCATGGTCGATCTCCTCGGCCGCGCTGGAGAGCTCAGGGAGGCAAGGGACCTCATCCTGACGATGCCCATGGAGCCGACCGTCGGCATATGGCAGACGCTTCTGGGCGCGTGCAGGGTGCACAAGGACGTGGCCGTGGGCAGGGAGGCCGGCGACGTCCTCCTGGCCATGGACGGCGACAACCCGGTGAACTACGTGATGCTGTCCAACAtcttggcggaggccggggaGTGGCGCGAGTGCCAGGAGGTGCGAGACGCCATGAGGCGCAAGGGGCTCAAGAAGCAGGGAGGGTGCAGCTGGGTGGAGGTGGACAAGGAGGTGCACTTCttctacggcggcggcgacgacacgCACCCGCAGGCCGGCGACATCCGCCGCGTGCTGAGGGACGTCGAGAGGAGGATGCGGGAGCAGCTGGGGTACAGCGCCGACGCGCGGTTCACGCTGCACGACGTCGACGAGGAGTCGCGCGCCGACAGCCTCAGGGTGCACAGCGAGCGGCTCGCCGTCGGGCTGTGGCTCCTGCGCAACGGCGGGCAGGGGAGGAAGGCGATCAGGGTGTACAAGAACCTGCGGGTGTGCGGGGACTGCCATGACTTCTTCAAGGGCTTGTCGGCTGTCCTCAACGTGGTGTTGGTGATCAGAGACGCCAACAGGTTCCATCGCTTTGAACAGGGTGCCTGCTCCTGTAGGGACTATTGGTGA
- the LOC101771044 gene encoding 3-isopropylmalate dehydrogenase, chloroplastic: MAALQATPLKTLAFSRRRAGGAVARPRHMAAFRCSAAARSYNITLLPGDGIGPEVVAVAKDVLSLAGALEGVELRFQEKLMGGSALDATGVPLPDETLAAAKDSDAVLLGAIGGYKWDNNEKHLKPETGLLQLRAGLRVFANLRPAAVLPQLVDASTLKKEVAEGVDIMVVRELTGGIYFGKPRGFGTNDNGEETGFNTEVYSASEIDRIARVAFEVARKRRGKLCSVDKANVLEASMLWRRRVTALASEFPDIELSHMYVDNAAMQLVRNPKQFDTIVTNNIFGDILSDEASMITGSIGMLPSASVGESGPGLFEPIHGSAPDIAGQDKANPLATILSAAMLLRYGLGEDNAAKRIEAAVTETLNQGFRTGDIYSPGTTLVGCKRMGEEVLKTVESQKAVAAIN; the protein is encoded by the exons ATGGCGGCTCTGCAAGCTACGCCGCTCAAAACCCTAGCCTTCtcccgccggcgagccggcggcgcggtggctCGGCCTCGGCATATGGCGGCCTTCCGGTGctccgccgcggcgaggagctACAACATCACGCTCCTCCCCGGGGACGGCATAGGGCCGGAGGTGGTCGCCGTCGCCAAGGACGTTCTCTCCCTCGCCGGCGCACTCGAAG GCGTCGAGCTCCGGTTCCAGGAGAAGCTGATGGGCGGCTCGGCGCTAGATGCCACCGGCGTGCCGCTCCCCGACGAAACCCTCGCGGCAGCGAAGGATTCTGACGCCGTCCTCCTCGGCGCCATAGGAGG GTATAAGTGGGATAACAATGAGAAGCACCTCAAGCCTGAGACGGGGTTGCTCCAGCTCCGTGCTGGGCTGCGGGTGTTTGCCAATCTGCGTCCAGCTGCGGTGTTGCCACAG CTAGTAGATGCATCTACTCTGAAGAAAGAGGTAGCTGAAGGTGTTGACATTATGGTTGTCAGAGAGCTTACTGGAG GAATATACTTTGGCAAACCTAGGGGTTTTGGAACGAATGACAACGGAGAGGAAACTGGCTTCAACACAGAAGTTTATTCTGCTTCTGAG ATTGATCGCATCGCACGTGTTGCATTTGAGGTTGCTCGCAAGAGAAGAGGGAAACTATGCTCAGTTGATAAAGCAAATGTGCTGGAG GCATCCATGCTTTGGAGAAGAAGGGTGACTGCACTAGCTTCTGAATTCCCTGACATTGAACTCTCGCACATGTATGTTGATAATGCTGCAATGCAGCTTGTTAGGAATCCTAAGCag TTTGACACAATTGTCACAAACAACATTTTTGGTGACATATTATCTGATGAAGCATCAATGATTACGGGAAGCATTGGAATGCTCCCGTCTGCCAGTGTTGGTGAATCG GGACCTGGTCTTTTTGAACCTATTCATGGCTCTGCCCCTGATATTGCTGGGCAG GACAAGGCCAATCCATTAGCTACAATTCTTAGTGCAGCGATGCTATTGCGATATGGCCTTGGAGAAGACAATGCTGCAAAGAGAATTGAAGCTGCAGTTACAGAAACACTGAACCAGGGATTCCGAACTGGGGACATATATTCTCCTGGAACG ACATTGGTTGGATGCAAGCGGATGGGGGAGGAAGTCTTGAAGACAGTGGAGTCACAAAAGGCGGTGGCTGCTATAAACTGA
- the LOC101771433 gene encoding UPF0235 protein C15orf40 homolog — protein MAPGKRGKARGEAPPPAAANAGGGGFPSCLRLMPPSTVAISIHAKPGSKVATITEIGDEAVGVQIDAPARDGEANAALVDFISSVLGVKKREISIGSGSKSREKVVLVQDATLQGVYDALKKSCNC, from the exons ATGGCTCCGGGGAAGCGAGGCAAGGCCAgaggggaggcgccgccgcccgccgccgccaacgccggcgGAGGTGGGTTCCCGAGCTGCCTCCGATTGATGCCGCCGTCGACAGTCGCCATCTCGATCCACGCCAAGCCTGGTTCTAAGGTCGCCACCATCACAG AGATCGGGGACGAGGCGGTCGGCGTCCAGATCGACGCGCCGGCGAGGGATGGCGAGGCCAACGCCGCGCTTGTCGACTTCATCAGCTCG GTACTTGGGGTGAAGAAAAGAGAGATATCTATTGGCTCTGGTTCTAAATCAAGGGAAAAGGTTGTGCTGGTACAAGATGCTACTCTTCAAGGTGTCTACGATGCTCTGAAGAAGTCCTGTAATTGTTGA